A portion of the Oncorhynchus gorbuscha isolate QuinsamMale2020 ecotype Even-year linkage group LG07, OgorEven_v1.0, whole genome shotgun sequence genome contains these proteins:
- the LOC124039744 gene encoding dnaJ homolog subfamily C member 13-like isoform X4: MNVIKDNRDLACFYTTKHSWRGKYKRVFSVGTHGITTYNPTTLEVTNQWPYGDICGITPVGKGQGTEFNLTFRKGSGKKSETLKFSTEHRTELLTEALRFRTDFSEGKITGRRYNCYKHHWSDTRKSVSLEVTPGGIDQIDPQTNRVVCSYDYRSVEGFAEVNDYQGGFCILYGGFSRLHLFASEHRDEIIKSAIEHAGNFIGITLRLRKDPLTFEDFVTDRLGKYSSDESITSLAEFVVQKISPRHSEPVKRILCLTETCLVERDPASYNIVTIKPFGEVFALICDAENPQVFTIEFIRGQIRKYCSTDRDSLMASLLDGVRASGNRDVCVKMAPTQRGQRWGLLSMPVDEEVESLHLKFLATPPNGNFADAVFRFNANVSYSGVLHAVTQDGLFSENKEKLISNAVLALLSQECELPGPNAELESHFQALRRLVASKAGFQAFTQLPKFREKLGVKTVKALKRNNNGVTHAAIDMLCALMCPMHDDYDLRQEQLNKASLMSSKKFLENLLEKFVSNVDHGTGALVISSLLDFLTFALCAPYSETSEGQQFDMLLEMVASNGRTLFKLFQHPSMAIVKGAGLVMKAIIEEGDKEIATKMQELALSEGALPRHLHTSMFTISSDQRMLTNRQLSRHLVGLWTAENPIAMSLLKRILPTGLLAYLDSPDAVPEKDVDRMHIRDNVKIATDQFGQQKVPDWQRVAGKAAKEVEKFAKEKADIVLMHWRDKMGIAQKEQDRNNLNPNQKPVILRKRRQRIKIEANWELFYYRFQLDHSRSNLIWNLKTREELRDALEGEMRAFGVDRELGNASVISWNHQEFEVRYECLSDEIKIGDYYLRLLLEEDETDESGAIKRSYEFFNELYHRFLLTPKVSMKCLCLQALTVVYGKCCEEIGPFTDTKYIVGMLDRSTDKLERDRLILFLNKLILNKKNVKELMDSNGVRILVDLLTLAHLHTSRATVPLQSNVIEAGADMKRESEKEWYFGNADKERRGPFSFEEMQEFWSNGVLTAKTRCWAQGMDGWRPLQAIPQLKWCLLASGQAVMNETDLATLILNMLITMCSYYPSRDQDNAIIRPLPKIKRMVSDNTCLPHIVQLLLTFDPILVEKVANVLYLVMQDNPNLQRLYLTGIFFFIMMYTGSNVLPVARFLKYCHLKQAFKSEEAKGTDIVQRSVLGPVMPEAMVCYLENYEAERFSEIFLGEFDTPEAIWSSEMRRTMIEKIATHLADFSPRLYSNTRALYQYCPIPVVSFPQLENELFCNIYYLRHLCDANRFPNWPIREPVKLLKDTLEAWKREVEKKPPSMSVDDAYEVLNLPKGQGQHEESKIRKAYFRLAQKYHPDKNPEGRDMFEKVNKAYEFLCTKSSRIIDGPDPENIILILKAQSILFNRHKQELEPYKYAGYPMLIKTITMETGDEQLFSKTSPLLPAAIELAFHTVNCSALNAEELRRESGIEILLDALSRCVAVLTASSKSDDMAVQVCGQVCKCYSVAAQFEECREKIIELPNIIRDLCHVLYYGKGLPRTAALAVQCVSSFAVDYFLQTHLYHAGVLWHLLVHLFNYDYTLEESGVATSQDTNQQEVANSLAKLSLVALSRLGGYTPPTGEGGVVETNGVEGQPPENPTIRKSLAAMLTPYISRRLGSAVPAEVLKLLNSNSENPYLIWNNGTRAELLEFLEAQQEANIRRGENDKSFGSEFVFSDHGKELIVGEIFVRVYNEQPTYPLEYPKTFAASLLDYVGSQAQYLTTLLAMSQSNKVESQQHAERLRWAEMALEALRNVIKNNPGSETECIGHFKLLFSLLRVHGAGKVQQLALEVVNTVTSNQDCVANIAESLVLSNLLVLLHSLPSSRQLVLETLYALTSNTKIVKEAMTKGALIYLLDLFCNSTHPQVRSQTAELFSKMTSDKLVGPKVRLTLMRFLPGVFMDAMRDNAEAAVHIFEGTHENPELIWNDGSRETVSTTVREMMLEHFKQQKDNPDVNWRLPEEFTVAYGAGQGELAVGGVFLRIFIAQPGWVLRKPREFLVSLLETLTELYEKNNPNGEALETVTTAAVCLFSTQTQLCDQVPPLGHLPRILSALTHKNNAVPKSSIRLIHVLSDNEQCVRSMASLETIGPLMNGMKMRADMAGLACEALNRMFQREQTDLVAQALRVDLVPYLLRLLEGIGLETLDNPSATKAQIVKALKSMTRSLQYGEQVNEILARSTVWSAFKDQKHDLFISESQTAGYLTGPGVAGYLTAGTGSTVLPSVPPPVDNDIGDSG; encoded by the exons ATGAATGTCATCAAAGACAACAGAGACCTGGCCTGTTTCTACACCACCAAACACTCCTGGAGGGGAAA GTACAAACGAGTCTTCTCCGTGGGCACTCATGGCATTACCACGTACAACCCCACCACGCTCGAAGTCACAAACCAG TGGCCGTACGGGGACATCTGTGGCATCACCCCGGTGGGAAAGGGCCAGGGCACCGAGTTCAACCTCACATTCCGCAAGGGCAGTGGCAAAAAGTCTGAAACGCTCAAGTTCTCCACAGAGCACCGGACAGAGCTGCTCACAGAGGCACTG AGATTCAGGACAGACTTCTCTGAGGGAAAGATAACTGGCAGG CGCTACAACTGTTACAAGCACCACTGGAGCGACACGCGGAAGTCCGTGAGCCTGGAGGTGACCCCGGGGGGCATCGACCAGATCGATCCCCAGACCAACCGGGTGGTGTGCTCCTACGACTACCGCTCCGTGGAGGGCTTCGCAGAGGTCAACGACTACCAGGGGGGCTTCTGCATCCTCTATGGGGGCTTCAGCCGCCTA cACCTGTTTGCGTCAGAGCACCGGGACGAGATCATCAAAAGCGCCATTGAGCACGCGGGCAACTTCATCGGCATCACGCTGCGGCTGCGTAAGGACCCTCTGACCTTTGAGGACTTTGTGACAGACCGACTCGGGAAGTACAGCTCAGACGAGTCCATCACCTCCCTGGCTGAGTTTGTGGTGCAGAAGATCTCCCCACGCCACTCG GAGCCCGTCAAGAGGATCCTGTGCCTGACAGAGACATGTCTGGTAGAGAGAGATCCAGCTTCCTACAACATAGTCACCATCAAGCCCTTTGGAGAG GTGTTTGCTCTCATCTGCGATGCGGAGAACCCCCAGGTGTTCACCATAGAGTTCATCAGAGGCCAGATCAGGAAGTACTGCTCCACAGACAG ggacTCCCTGATGGCCAGCCTGCTGGACGGGGTGCGTGCGTCGGGTAACAGGGACGTGTGTGTGAAGATGGCCCCCACCCAGCGGGGCCAGCGCTGGGGCCTACTGAGCATGCCTGTGGATGAGGAAGTGGAGAGCCTGCACCTCAAATTTCTGGCAACACCCCCTA ATGGAAACTTTGCAGATGCGGTGTTCAGATTCAACGCTAACGTATCTTACAGTGGTGTGCTGCACGCCGTCACCCAAGAT GGTCTGTTTTCGGAGAACAAGGAGAAGCTGATTAGCAATGCTGTCTTGGCCCTGCTGTCACAGGAGTGTGAGCTGCCGGGCCCCAACGCCGAGCTGGAGAGCCACTTCCAGGCACTGCGACGCCTAGTGGCCTCCAAGGCCGGCTTCCAGGCATTCACACAGCTTCCCAA gttcCGGGAGAAGTTGGGGGTGAAGACGGTGAAAGCTCTGAAGAGGAACAACAACGGAGTGACACATGCCGCCATAGACATGCTCTGTGCTCTTATGTGT CCAATGCACGATGACTATGACCTGCGACAGGAGCAACTGAACAAGGCCTCCCTGATGTCCTCCAAGAAGTTCCTGGAGAACCTTCTGGAGAAGTTCGTCAGCAACGTG gaCCACGGCACGGGGGCGCTGGTGATCAGCTCGCTGCTGGACTTCCTGACCTTTGCCCTGTGCGCCCCCTACAGCGAGACCAGCGAGGGACAGCAGTTTGACATGCTGCTGGAGATGGTGGCCTCCAACGGACGCACCCTCTTCAAACTCTTCCAG CACCCCTCTATGGCCATTGTGAAGGGAGCGGGCCTGGTGATGAAGGCCATCATTGAG GAGGGGGATAAGGAGATAGCCACTAAGATGCAGGAACTGGCTCTGAGTGAGGGAGCCCTGCCCAGACACCTGCACACCTCCATGTTCACCATCAGCTCAGACCAGAGGATGCTCACCAACAG GCAGCTGAGTCGTCACCTGGTGGGCTTGTGGACAGCAGAGAACCCCATCGCCATGAGCCTCCTCAAGAGAATACTG ccgaCGGGGCTGCTGGCGTACCTGGACAGCCCAGATGCCGTCCCGGAGAAAGACGTGGACAGGATGCACATCCGGGACAATGTCAAAATCGCCACG GACCAATTTGGTCAGCAAAAGGTGCCCGACTGGCAGCGGGTGGcgggaaaggcagccaaagaggTGGAGAAGTTTGCCAAGGAGAAGGCCGACATCGTGCTAATGCACTGGAGGGACAAAATGGGTATTGCCcagaaggag CAGGACAGAAATAACCTG AACCCCAACCAAAAACCTGTCAttctgaggaagaggagacagaggatcaAGATCGAAGCCAACTGGGAGCTCTTCTACTACAG ATTCCAGTTGGATCACTCGCGGTCCAACCTCATCTGGAACCTGAAGACACGGGAGGAACTGCGGGACGctctggagggagagatgagggccTTTGGCGTGGACCGCGAGCTGGGCAACGCTAGCGTCATCTCCTGGAACCACCAGGAGTTTGAG gtgaGGTACGAGTGTCTTTCGGATGAGATTAAGATTGGTGACTATTACCTGCGCCTGCTGCTGGAAGAGGATGAGACGGATGAGTCTGGGGCCATCAAGAGATC GTACGAGTTCTTCAATGAGCTCTATCACCGTTTCCTGCTCACCCCCAAAGTTTCCATGAAGTGCCTGTGCCTGCAGGCTCTCACCGTCGTCTATGGGAAGTGCTGCGAGGAGATTGGCCCCTTTACCGACACTAAGTACATCGTTGGCATGCTGGACCGG TCTACAGACAAACTGGAAAGAGACAGACTGATCCTATTCCTTAACAAACTCATCCTCAACAAGAAAAATGTGAAGGAGTTGATGGACTCCAATGGAGTCCGCATCCTAGTGGACCTGCTCACCCTGGCCCACCTACACACCAGCCGAGCCACCGTCCCACTACAG AGCAACGTGATCGAGGCCGGGGCGGACatgaagagggagagcgagaaggagTGGTACTTTGGGAACGCAGACAAAGAGAGGAGGGGCCCCTTCAGCTTTGAAGAG ATGCAGGAGTTCTGGAGCAATGGGGTGCTGACGGCCAAGACGAGGTGCTGGGCCCAGGGCATGGACGGCTGGCGCCCCCTGCAGGCCATCCCGCAGCTCAAGTGGTGCCTGCTGGCCAGCGGGCAGGCGGTGATGAACGAGACGGACCTGGCCACGCTCATCCTCAACATGCTCATCACCATGTGCTCCTACTACCCCAGCAG GGACCAGGACAATGCCATTATTCGTCCCTTACCCAAGATCAAGAGAATGGTCAGCGATAACACCTGCCTCCCTCACATTGTCCAg CTGCTGCTGACCTTTGACCCCATCCTGGTGGAGAAGGTGGCCAACGTGCTGTACCTGGTGATGCAGGACAACCCCAACCTGCAGCGCCTCTACCTCACCGGCATCTTCTTCTTCATTATGATGTACACCGGCTCCAACGTGCTGCCAGTGGCCAG GTTCCTGAAGTACTGTCACCTGAAGCAGGCCTTCAAGTCAGAGGAGGCCAAAGGTACAGACATCGTCCAGCGCAGTGTGCTGGGGCCGGTGATGCCTGAGGCCATGGTGTGTTACCTGGAGAACTACGAGGCAGAGCGCTTCTCCGAGATCTTCCTGGGAGAGTTTGACACGCCAGAGGCCATCTGGAGCAGCGAGATGAG GCGGACGATGATTGAGAAAATCGCGACCCACCTGGCTGACTTCAGCCCACGGCTGTACAGCAACACACGAGCCCTCTACCAGTACTGCCCCATCCCTGTAGTCAGCTTCCCCCAGCTGGAGAACGAGCTCTTCTGTAACATCTACTACCTCCGCCACCTGTGTGACGCCAACCGCTTCCCCAACTGGCCCATCCGAGAGCCC GTGAAGCTGCTGAAGGACACCCTGGAGGCCtggaagagggaggtggagaagaagCCTCCCTCTATGTCTGTGGACGACGCCTACGAAGTCCTCAATCTTCCCAAGGGACAGGGACA ACACGAGGAGAGTAAGATCAGGAAGGCCTACTTCAGACTGGCCCAGAAGTACCACCCGGACAAGAACCCAGAGGGCAGG GACATGTTTGAGAAAGTAAACAAGGCCTATGAATTCCTGTGCACCAAGTCGTCCCGCATCATCGACGGCCCCGACCCCGAGaacatcatcctcatcctcaaAGCCCAGAGCATCCTCTTCAACAGACACAAACAAG AACTGGAACCCTACAAGTACGCCGGCTACCCCATGCTCATCAAGACCATCACCATGGAGACTGGTGATGAGCAGCTGTTCTCCAAGACTTCCCCCCTGCTCCCGGCTGCAATCGAACTGGCCTTCCACACGGTCAACTGCTCCGCCCTAAACGCTGAGGAACTACGCAGAGAAAGTGGCATCGAG ATTCTGTTGGACGCGCTGTCCCGGTGTGTCGCTGTTTTAACCGCTTCCAGCAAGTCTGATGACATGGCTGTTCAA GTGTGCGGCCAGGTGTGTAAGTGCTACAGTGTCGCGGCTCAGTTTGAGGAGTGCCGGGAAAAGATCATCGAGCTCCCTAACATCATCAGGGACCTCTGTCACGTGCTCTACTATGGGAAG GGTCTCCCGCGGACGGCGGCACTGGCCGTGCAGTGCGTCAGCTCCTTCGCCGTGGATTACTTCCTGCAGACGCACCTGTACCACGCCGGTGTGCTCTGGCACCTCCTGGTGCACCTGTTCAACTACGACTACACGCTGGAGGAGAGCGGCGTGGCCACCAGCCAGGACACCAACCAGCAGGAGGTGGCCAACAGCCTGGCCAAGCTTAGCCTAGTGGCCCTTAGCCGTCTGGGGGGCTACACCCCACCCACCGGAGAGGGAGGTGTAGTGGAGACTAACGGGGTGGAGGGGCAACCCCCGGAGAACCCGACCATTCGTAAGAGCCTGGCAGCCATGCTCACACCCTATATTTCGAGGAGGTTAGGGTCGGCGGTACCGGCTGAG GTGTTGAAGCTGCTGAACAGTAACTCTGAGAACCCCTACCTTATCTGGAACAACGGGACCCGGGCCGAGCTGCTGGAGTTCCTGGAGGCCCAGCAGGAAGCCAACATCAGGAGG GGGGAGAACGATAAGAGCTTTGGCTCAGAGTTTGTGTTCAGTGACCACGGTAAAGAGCTGATCGTGGGTGAGATCTTTGTCAGGGTCTACAATGAGCAGCCTACCTATCCTCTGGAG TACCCCAAGACGTTTGCAGCCAGTCTGCTGGACTACGTGGGCTCCCAGGCCCAGTACCTCACCACCCTGCTGGCCATGTCCCAGAGCAACAAGGTGGAGTCCCAGCAGCACGCAGAGAGGCTCCGCTGGGCCGAGATGGCCCTGGAGGCCCTCCGCAACGTCATCAAGAACAACCCAG GTTCGGAGACGGAGTGCATCGGCCATTTCAAGCTGCTGTTCTCCTTGTTACGGGTTCACGGGGCTGGGAAGGTACAGCAGCTAGCTCTGGAG GTTGTGAACACGGTCACCTCCAACCAGGACTGTGTGGCTAACATCGCTGAGTCCCTGGTGCTGTCCAACCTACTGGTGCTACTGCACTCTCTGCCCTCCA GCCGGCAGCTTGTACTGGAAACTTTATACGCCTTGACCTCCAACACCAAGATAGTCAAAGAAGCTATGACTAAGG gtgcGTTGATCTACCTGCTGGACCTCTTCTGTAACTCCACCCACCCCCAGGTGCGCTCCCAGACGGCCGAGCTCTTCTCCAAAATGACCTCTGACAAGCTGGTGGGGCCCAAG gtGCGGCTGACTCTGATGCGTTTCCTGCCAGGTGTGTTCATGGACGCCATGCGGGACAACGCGGAGGCGGCAGTGCACATCTTCGAGGGGACGCACGAGAACCCCGAGCTCATCTGGAACGACGGCTCCCGGGAGACTGTCTCCACCACCGTCCGTGAGATGATGCTCGA GCACTTCAAACAGCAAAAGGATAATCCTGATGTCAACTGGAGA CTGCCAGAGGAGTTCACGGTGGCGTATGGGGCGGGGCAGGGTGAGCTGGCGGTGGGCGGAGTCTTCCTGCGTATCTTCATCGCTCAGCCAGGCTGGGTGCTGCGCAAACCCAGGGAGTTCCTTGTGTCCCTCCTGGAGACCCTTACTGAGCTGTACGAGAAAAACAACCCCAAT GGTGAGGCCCTGGAGACGGTTACCACGGCGGCGGTGTGTTTGTTCAGCACACAGACCCAGCTGTGTGACCAGGTCCCTCCCCTGGGCCACCTGCCTCGCATCCTGTCTGCACTGACCCACAAGAACAACGCCGTGCCCAAGAGCTCCATCCGCCTCATCCACGTGCTGTCGGACAATGAG cAATGTGTGCGCTCCATGGCCTCTCTGGAGACCATCGGTCCTCTGATGAACGGGATGAAGATGAGGGCAGACATGGCAGGACTGGCCTGCGAGGCGCTCAACCGCATGTTCCAGAGAGAGCAGACTGACCTGGTGGCTCAG GCCCTACGAGTGGATTTGGTGCCGTACCTTCTGCGGCTACTGGAAGGGATTGGGCTGGAGACCTTAGACAACCCCTCGGCCACCAAGGCTCAGATCGTCAAGGCTCTCAAGTCCATGACACGCAGTCTGCAGTATGGCGAACAG GTGAATGAAATCCTGGCTCGGTCCACTGTGTGGAGTGCCTTCAAAGACCAGAAACATGACCTATTCATCTCCGAGTCCCAGACCGCAGGGTACCTCACAG GTCCAGGTGTAGCAGGCTACCTTACAGCAGGAACCGGCTCCACAGTGCTGCCCAGCGTTCCGCCTCCTGTGGACAATGACATTGGAGACTCAGGCTGa